In a genomic window of Brettanomyces nanus chromosome 1, complete sequence:
- a CDS encoding uncharacterized protein (EggNog:ENOG41), producing the protein MQLSLIVIALLVQSSLALPIPFEFLFKRKADADAVANADPAIVTQTLDPVEVFISGTVTYTRTLTSGETSSTTPVKATTKIVTLTTTTCPKDGATVAATASATTSEIVTTAQSQVNDDSSDDESSVVSVIISDPDSTAQPSDGLVHIIDVISRPGALFVATDVNVPITSYPRISSTDTLDATTASATPEGAVATATTAAEASVSSTYQAAAASQQTTSIPVTTTVKSTSTSVMPDGNTSTFVSSSVIVTSTAVLVVKSSEEISTSTSAPQNAATTALVGMSNVVGTSTGAGATQVTEDTQSSQAAVSTQSTQAVDAVTSAATSAAAFTAVSSSSSSSDYLTGHPSAIVYSPYNNDSSCKSYDTVYSDLTLIKSKQIGEIRIYGNDCNYLTTVLPIATILGLQVNQGFWISDVGVDSIDTAVTDLISAATDSSSGFDWTLFSFITIGNEAIISEYCSVDELISKIASVKTLLQDAGYTGLVTTSEPPVTYEDNPSLCTSSDIDFVGINPHSYFDTYSSAADSGDFVKGQIEIVQESCPGMDIRVTETGYPSAGITNGGNIPSPANQKIALQSIFDIAGTNVTILTTFNDYWKEAGTYGIEQSFGIIQLLE; encoded by the coding sequence ATGCAACTCTCCCTAATAGTGATTGCACTCCTGGTGCAATCCTCTTTGGCATTGCCAATACCTTttgaatttcttttcaaaagaaaggCAGATGCAGATGCAGTTGCCAATGCTGACCCAGCTATTGTGACGCAGACACTTGACCCGGTTGAGGTTTTCATATCTGGAACAGTTACTTATACACGGACATTAACTAGTGGAGAAACAAGTTCCACAACGCCTGTCAAGGCAACCACTAAAATTGTTACCTTGACCACTACCACTTGCCCCAAAGATGGTGCTACCGTTGCCGCTACTGCATCTGCTACAACCTCTGAAATTGTCACCACTGCTCAATCTCAAGTCAATGATGACTCAAGCGATGATGAGAGCAGTGTTGTTAGTGTCATTATTTCAGATCCTGATTCCACCGCCCAGCCTTCCGATGGCCTTGTTCACATTATCGATGTCATTAGCCGTCCGGGAGCATTATTCGTGGCTACTGATGTTAATGTTCCAATTACTTCTTATCCAAGGATTTCAAGTACCGATACTCTTGATGCTACCACCGCTTCTGCTACTCCAGAAGGAGCGGTCGCCACCGCTACTACAGCTGCAGAGGCAAGCGTTAGTTCCACATATCAAGCCGCTGCTGCAAGTCAACAAACCACTTCAATACCGGTGACTACCACGGTTAAATCTACTTCTACAAGCGTGATGCCTGATGGAAATACTTCTACATTtgtttcatcttctgtaaTTGTTACCTCTACTGCTGTTCTAGTTGTGAAGAGTAGTGAAGAGATTTCTACGAGCACTTCTGCACCTCAAAATGCTGCAACTACAGCTTTAGTTGGCATGAGTAATGTTGTTGGTACCTCGACAGGTGCGGGGGCCACTCAGGTTACTGAGGACACTCAGAGTTCTCAAGCTGCTGTTAGCACTCAGAGCACTCAAGCTGTTGATGCTGTTacttctgctgctactTCTGCTGCAGCTTTCACagcagtttcttcatcgtcatcgtcatctgATTACCTTACTGGTCATCCAAGTGCAATTGTCTATTCACCTTACAACAATGACAGCAGTTGCAAGTCCTATGATACCGTTTATTCTGATTTAACGTTGATTAAATCAAAACAAATAGGTGAAATTAGAATTTACGGTAATGATTGTAACTATTTGACTACAGTCTTGCCTATTGCTACAATTCTTGGCTTGCAGGTGAATCAAGGTTTCTGGATTTCTGATGTTGGtgttgattccattgataCAGCAGTCACCGATTTGATAAGTGCCGCTACAGACTCAAGCTCGGGATTTGATTGGACTTTGTTTTCCTTCATCACAATCGGCAATGAGGCCATCATCAGCGAGTACTGCTCTGTTGATGAACTTATTAGCAAAATTGCAAGCGTGAAGACTCTATTACAAGACGCGGGCTACACTGGTTTGGTTACAACTTCAGAACCACCTGTTACTTATGAGGATAATCCTTCCTTATGTACAAGTTCAGACATTGATTTTGTTGGTATTAACCCACATTCTTATTTCGACACTTACTCTAGTGCTGCTGATTCTGGTGATTTTGTCAAGGGACAAATCGAGATTGTTCAGGAGTCCTGTCCAGGAATGGATATTAGGGTTACCGAGACAGGTTATCCAAGTGCAGGTATTACTAATGGAGGCAATATTCCTTCTCCTGCAAATCAAAAGATCGCTCTTCAAAGTATCTTTGATATTGCCGGTACTAACGTCACCATCTTGACTACTTTTAACGACTACTGGAAAGAGGCCGGTACTTATGGTATTGAACAAAGTTTTGGTATAATTCAGTTGCTCGAGTAG